In Denitratisoma sp. DHT3, one DNA window encodes the following:
- a CDS encoding zinc-binding alcohol dehydrogenase family protein, protein MRAMIIERTGGPEVLQLREVPTPEPGPGQALIRIACAGVNPADWKDRQGMLAIYQPYRFPYIVGFDAAGVVERVGAGVDGLRPGDRVFTPGNHGQGAWGSYAEYLVADADRVALIPPGMSFEAAAAIPVAALTGWQALFDRGGLKAGQRVLIHGGSGGLGSFAVQFARWAGAAVAATCGTSNLDYVRELGAQRAIDYRREDIAATVADWAPGGLDLLIDAVGASTLPDGLALVRPGGVFVSIPTLTDDGDIEASFAAAAARGVTRIFSTMTDKGCGVQLARIAGLVATSEVRLPPIRTLPLAQAADAHRLIQEGHTRGKLVLKVAEP, encoded by the coding sequence ATGCGCGCGATGATCATCGAACGGACCGGCGGCCCCGAGGTCCTGCAACTGCGGGAGGTCCCCACGCCCGAGCCCGGCCCCGGCCAGGCGCTGATCCGCATCGCCTGTGCCGGCGTCAATCCGGCGGACTGGAAGGACCGCCAGGGCATGCTGGCGATCTACCAGCCTTACCGCTTCCCCTACATCGTCGGCTTCGACGCGGCCGGCGTGGTGGAGCGGGTGGGCGCGGGCGTCGACGGCCTGCGGCCGGGCGATCGGGTGTTCACGCCCGGCAACCACGGCCAGGGCGCCTGGGGCAGCTATGCCGAATACCTGGTGGCGGACGCCGACCGGGTGGCCCTCATCCCTCCCGGCATGAGCTTCGAGGCCGCCGCCGCGATCCCGGTGGCGGCGCTGACCGGCTGGCAGGCGCTGTTCGACCGGGGCGGGCTGAAAGCCGGGCAGCGCGTGCTGATCCACGGCGGCTCCGGCGGCCTGGGCAGCTTCGCGGTGCAGTTCGCCCGCTGGGCCGGCGCCGCCGTGGCCGCCACCTGCGGCACGTCCAACCTGGACTATGTGCGCGAACTGGGGGCGCAGCGGGCCATCGACTACCGGCGCGAGGACATCGCCGCCACCGTGGCGGACTGGGCGCCCGGCGGGCTGGATCTGCTGATCGACGCGGTGGGCGCGAGCACCCTGCCCGACGGGCTGGCGCTGGTGCGTCCGGGCGGCGTCTTCGTCAGCATCCCGACCCTGACCGACGACGGCGACATCGAGGCCAGCTTCGCCGCCGCCGCGGCGCGGGGCGTCACCCGCATCTTTTCGACGATGACCGACAAGGGCTGCGGCGTCCAACTGGCGCGCATCGCCGGGCTGGTCGCCACCAGCGAGGTCCGGCTGCCGCCGATCCGGACCCTGCCCCTGGCCCAGGCGGCCGACGCCCACCGGCTGATCCAGGAAGGCCACACGCGGGGCAAGCTGGTGCTGAAGGTGGCGGAGCCCTGA